A stretch of Vigna angularis cultivar LongXiaoDou No.4 chromosome 4, ASM1680809v1, whole genome shotgun sequence DNA encodes these proteins:
- the LOC108331104 gene encoding uncharacterized protein LOC108331104 encodes MDSGNSGSISSSDEEYDSSSHADPSFLNHFASISHPQPSLVPSHPSMFDLSSTYLHALSQSNPNQNPHNSFLNIDSLAQRSQSNCTLPETLPSSSSATPAINQCLPAPQPLSSPPQTTNLVRNSKKRSRASRRAPTTVLTTDTTNFRSMVQEFTGIPAPPFSPSFSRRLPLRSNPLLSTSSRTSLHNNATISLSPNNNSINYQLLPDLSLPYHPPQNIMQHHPIPTFHPSYSLQPLVPAGFGAKSLFMPALDAHDLVVAQGHEHVVSEGMLQRSGGDGDCRDGSIVGGGRRDSFRCLDGNNYGGCKLNISVSASSSVNHEKNLENGNSPREGAVEAWICSSDQ; translated from the coding sequence ATGGATTCTGGTAACAGTGGAAGCATCTCTTCCAGCGATGAAGAATACGATTCATCATCACACGCTGATCCATCCTTCCTCAATCATTTTGCTTCCATCTCCCACCCCCAACCATCCCTTGTTCCTTCTCACCCCTCAATGTTTGATCTCTCCTCAACCTACCTCCATGCTCTCTCACAATCCAACCCAAACCAAAACCCCCACAATTCCTTCTTAAACATCGACTCCCTTGCCCAAAGATCTCAATCCAATTGCACTCTCCCCGAAACCCTTCCATCTTCTTCATCAGCCACGCCAGCAATAAACCAATGTTTGCCGGCTCCTCAACCCCTCTCGTCACCACCACAAACCACCAACCTCGTACGCAACTCCAAGAAACGAAGCAGAGCTTCAAGGCGTGCACCCACCACCGTTCTCACCACCGACACCACCAATTTCAGATCCATGGTTCAAGAGTTCACTGGAATTCCTGCACCTCCCTTTTCACCTTCCTTCTCTCGCCGCCTCCCTCTTCGCTCAAACCCTTTGCTTTCAACTTCTTCAAGGACCTCCTTACACAACAACGCCACCATCAGTCTTTCTCCTAATAATAACTCCATTAACTACCAGCTACTTCCTGATCTGTCGTTACCCTATCATCCCCCACAGAATATCATGCAACATCACCCTATTCCCACATTCCACCCCTCTTATTCTCTTCAACCTCTTGTCCCTGCAGGGTTTGGTGCAAAGTCTCTATTCATGCCCGCTCTTGATGCGCATGATCTGGTGGTTGCACAGGGTCATGAACACGTGGTATCTGAGGGCATGCTTCAGAGGAGTGGCGGTGACGGTGACTGTAGAGATGGAAGCATAGTTGGAGGAGGGAGAAGAGATTCGTTTAGGTGCTTGGATGGGAACAACTATGGTGGGTGTAAGCTCAACATCTCGGTTTCTGCTTCGAGCAGTGTGAACCATGAGAAGAACTTGGAGAATGGTAATTCCCCTAGGGAAGGTGCCGTGGAAGCGTGGATTTGTTCTTCTGATCAATAG